Proteins encoded in a region of the Oscillospiraceae bacterium MB24-C1 genome:
- a CDS encoding ABC transporter permease, translating to MFISENAVSPAREAWLKRRRRDRLLVGVAKAGLLVSLLFFWEIAARTGMIDPFITSSPSRFMLSIGRLAARGELWQHIWVTTLEAIAGFCCGTILGTIIAIVLWGSSFLCRVLEPYLVVLNALPKIALGPIFIVWIGARPMAIVVIALSISLVVTVLEVLGGFVSTDPDMIRLVQTFGAGKLQVLRKVVLPANLPTIIGSLKVNVGMSWVGVIVGEFLISKAGLGYLIVYGSQVFQLDLVMASVVILSFIATLMYFCIQYIEKLLSRRRGAVR from the coding sequence ATGTTCATATCTGAAAACGCTGTTTCGCCCGCGCGCGAGGCGTGGCTCAAAAGGCGGCGGCGCGACCGGCTGCTGGTGGGGGTTGCAAAGGCAGGCCTGCTGGTCTCGCTGCTTTTCTTTTGGGAAATTGCTGCTCGCACCGGTATGATCGACCCATTTATTACAAGTTCTCCGTCGCGGTTCATGCTCAGCATTGGTCGTTTGGCGGCCAGGGGAGAATTGTGGCAGCATATCTGGGTCACAACGCTTGAGGCGATTGCGGGTTTTTGCTGCGGGACGATTCTTGGCACCATCATCGCCATTGTGCTGTGGGGTTCGAGTTTTCTTTGTCGTGTACTGGAGCCTTATCTCGTTGTGCTCAACGCACTGCCTAAAATCGCACTCGGACCTATTTTTATTGTGTGGATCGGCGCACGCCCGATGGCAATTGTGGTTATTGCGCTTTCCATTTCGTTGGTGGTTACAGTGCTTGAGGTACTCGGTGGCTTTGTTTCTACCGACCCTGATATGATTCGCTTGGTGCAAACCTTTGGTGCGGGTAAATTACAGGTACTAAGAAAAGTGGTACTACCCGCCAATCTGCCAACCATTATCGGCTCACTTAAAGTTAACGTTGGCATGTCGTGGGTCGGCGTCATTGTCGGTGAATTTTTGATTTCCAAGGCCGGGTTGGGCTATCTCATCGTCTATGGCAGTCAGGTTTTTCAGCTCGATCTTGTAATGGCGAGCGTAGTAATTTTATCTTTTATTGCCACTTTGATGTACTTTTGCATACAGTATATAGAAAAGCTGCTTTCCCGGCGTAGGGGGGCCGTGCGCTGA
- a CDS encoding ABC transporter ATP-binding protein: MDNSIKAPEPVVQVERLSLTYQSDEGEIEAIREISFSVYEGEIVSVIGPSGCGKSTLLSIASGLLAPTSGRVDISGGGNIGYMLQKDSLFPWRTIRQNVLLGVEIRSQDKKAACAYVDDLLHTYGLWEFRDSFPRQLSGGMRQRAALIRTLAVRPKLLLLDEAFSALDYQTRLAVSDDISSIIRHEKKTALMVTHDISEAVAMSDRVIVLSRRPAIIKSVYDIEFAEGRGTPMQCRERAEFRNYFNSIWRDIDVHI; the protein is encoded by the coding sequence ATGGATAATTCGATTAAAGCGCCCGAACCTGTGGTGCAGGTAGAGCGCCTTTCTTTAACATATCAGTCGGATGAAGGAGAAATAGAAGCAATACGTGAAATATCCTTCTCGGTATACGAGGGGGAGATTGTCAGCGTCATCGGCCCTTCGGGCTGCGGAAAATCTACGTTGCTCTCCATCGCGTCGGGGTTGCTTGCCCCCACTTCGGGTCGTGTTGACATCAGCGGCGGCGGCAATATTGGTTATATGCTGCAAAAGGACAGCTTGTTTCCGTGGCGCACCATACGCCAGAATGTGCTGCTCGGTGTGGAAATTCGCAGTCAGGATAAAAAGGCTGCCTGTGCCTATGTCGATGATCTATTACATACATACGGTCTGTGGGAGTTTAGGGATAGTTTTCCCCGCCAGCTTTCGGGCGGGATGCGTCAGCGTGCCGCGCTGATTCGCACCCTTGCCGTACGTCCCAAGCTGTTATTGTTAGACGAGGCGTTTTCAGCATTGGACTATCAGACGAGATTGGCTGTCTCCGACGACATCTCATCCATCATTCGGCATGAAAAAAAGACGGCGCTGATGGTAACCCACGATATTTCAGAAGCGGTAGCAATGTCCGATCGGGTCATTGTACTGTCGCGACGGCCGGCCATCATTAAATCGGTGTATGATATTGAATTTGCTGAGGGACGTGGTACACCGATGCAATGCCGTGAGCGGGCGGAATTCCGCAATTATTTCAACAGCATCTGGAGGGATATCGATGTTCATATCTGA
- a CDS encoding pyridoxamine 5'-phosphate oxidase family protein codes for MMRDAQQTIGNLIDKQNVAFISSLDGDGFPNTKAMLLPRRREGIKTFYFTTNTSSIRVAQYRQNPKACIYFCDKRFFRGVMLKGIMAVLEDASSKEMIWREGDILYYPQGVTDPDYCVLKFTAQIGRYYTNFRSEDFVIE; via the coding sequence ATGATGCGAGATGCACAACAAACGATTGGCAATCTGATTGATAAGCAGAACGTCGCTTTTATCAGTTCGCTGGACGGCGACGGTTTTCCTAATACGAAGGCCATGCTTCTGCCGAGAAGGCGCGAGGGCATCAAGACATTTTATTTTACCACCAACACATCGTCCATACGCGTCGCGCAATATCGCCAAAACCCGAAGGCGTGTATTTACTTTTGCGACAAAAGATTTTTCCGAGGGGTCATGCTAAAAGGCATCATGGCAGTTTTGGAGGATGCAAGCAGCAAGGAAATGATCTGGCGAGAGGGCGATATCCTTTATTATCCTCAAGGTGTTACCGATCCAGATTACTGCGTACTGAAGTTTACAGCGCAAATCGGCCGTTATTACACTAACTTTCGTTCTGAAGATTTTGTAATTGAATAG
- a CDS encoding amidohydrolase: MVNIKDLSEKYDGYIIEQRRHFHAHPELPLQEVNTTADIVERLNAIDGIEVLTHEGLTGCIGILKGAKPGKTVVLRADIDGLPVNEQTGLPFASKNPGKMHACGHDCHISMQLGAAKILSELRNELAGTVKFFFQPAEEVAQGAKQYISKGLMKDVDAVFGMHIWSQVDAPRFSLQHGERMASADAFTLTVKGKAAHGSAPHLGNDAIVAAAAIIMNLQSVASRANDPLNALVVTIGTFDGGQRFNIVADKVSMDGTVRTFSRAFRDTVEERIRSIAEQTAACYGCTAELEYNYLCNAVINDNAELVEIGRNAATKLFGDDILVDFEKLTGSEDFSFLMDEAPGIYGFLGARSDKVPGSELSNHHECFTVDEDALHHGSAIAAQFAYDFLNQ; this comes from the coding sequence ATGGTTAACATCAAGGATCTTTCCGAAAAATATGACGGCTATATCATTGAACAGCGTCGTCATTTTCATGCCCATCCCGAACTACCTTTGCAAGAGGTGAACACCACTGCCGATATCGTTGAACGTTTGAATGCTATTGACGGCATCGAAGTCTTAACCCATGAGGGGTTAACCGGCTGCATCGGCATATTAAAGGGTGCAAAACCAGGCAAAACCGTCGTTCTGCGTGCTGACATCGATGGCTTGCCCGTCAACGAGCAGACCGGCCTGCCCTTCGCCTCTAAAAACCCTGGTAAGATGCATGCTTGCGGCCACGACTGCCACATTTCAATGCAGCTCGGCGCCGCCAAAATTCTTTCGGAGCTGAGAAACGAGCTGGCTGGAACAGTCAAGTTCTTCTTCCAGCCCGCTGAAGAAGTGGCTCAGGGCGCCAAGCAATATATTTCAAAGGGTTTGATGAAAGATGTGGATGCCGTGTTTGGCATGCACATTTGGTCGCAGGTAGATGCCCCCCGCTTCAGTTTACAGCACGGTGAGCGTATGGCTTCGGCTGACGCTTTCACACTGACGGTCAAGGGCAAGGCTGCCCACGGCTCGGCCCCGCATCTAGGCAATGATGCCATTGTGGCTGCCGCCGCCATTATCATGAACCTGCAGTCGGTTGCCAGCCGCGCCAACGACCCGCTCAATGCACTGGTGGTCACCATCGGCACCTTTGACGGCGGACAACGCTTTAACATCGTCGCCGATAAGGTTAGCATGGACGGCACAGTACGTACTTTCAGCCGCGCGTTTCGCGACACCGTCGAGGAGCGTATCCGCAGTATTGCTGAACAAACTGCGGCCTGCTATGGTTGCACAGCGGAACTTGAGTATAATTACCTGTGCAACGCCGTCATCAACGACAACGCGGAGTTGGTGGAGATAGGGCGTAACGCTGCTACCAAACTTTTTGGTGATGACATTCTCGTCGACTTTGAAAAGCTAACCGGATCGGAGGACTTCTCCTTCCTTATGGACGAAGCCCCCGGCATTTATGGGTTCCTCGGCGCGCGTAGCGACAAGGTGCCCGGTTCTGAACTTTCTAACCATCACGAATGCTTTACAGTGGATGAAGATGCCCTGCACCACGGTTCAGCCATTGCAGCGCAGTTTGCCTATGACTTTTTAAACCAGTAA
- a CDS encoding ABC transporter substrate-binding protein, with product MKSRVISVMLAMGVTAALFAGCQTKPTNNQKELTKITVSEVTHSVFYAPQYVAISQGFFKEEGLDVELINGQGADKVMTAVVSGQVDIGFSGPEAAIYVLKEGKADYPMVFAQLTKRDGSFLIGRKPDDKFTFDKLKGSHLLGGRKGGVPLMTLQYVLRKQGLDPTKDLNVDSSVQFALMAGAFTGGQGDYVTLFEPTASSVVREGKGHILASIGELSGEIPYTCYYATKSYIEKNPDVIQRFTNAIYKGQLWVKNHSAAEVAEAISEFFPDTDLALLETVCQRHADIDAFMSDPLLVPDALDRLQTVMEQAGELSGRVDYDKLVNTTFAKKAMETIK from the coding sequence ATGAAAAGCAGAGTGATTTCGGTGATGCTGGCGATGGGTGTTACCGCCGCGTTGTTTGCAGGCTGTCAGACAAAACCTACAAACAACCAGAAGGAATTGACAAAAATTACTGTGAGTGAAGTGACCCACTCGGTGTTCTATGCGCCGCAGTATGTAGCAATCTCTCAGGGGTTTTTTAAAGAAGAGGGACTGGATGTTGAGCTGATCAACGGACAGGGTGCCGACAAAGTTATGACTGCGGTCGTCTCCGGTCAGGTGGATATTGGCTTCTCAGGGCCTGAGGCCGCTATCTATGTCTTAAAAGAGGGCAAGGCCGATTATCCGATGGTGTTTGCTCAGCTGACCAAGCGCGATGGTTCGTTCCTGATTGGGCGCAAGCCTGACGACAAATTTACTTTTGATAAGCTCAAGGGTTCGCATCTCCTCGGTGGGCGCAAGGGCGGTGTGCCGCTTATGACGCTGCAATACGTCCTGAGAAAACAGGGTCTTGATCCGACAAAAGACTTGAATGTCGACTCCAGCGTGCAATTTGCGCTGATGGCTGGCGCTTTCACCGGTGGACAGGGCGATTATGTCACGCTGTTTGAGCCGACCGCTTCCTCGGTTGTGCGCGAGGGCAAGGGTCATATTCTGGCTTCTATCGGCGAGCTCTCAGGCGAAATTCCCTATACATGCTATTATGCGACCAAGAGCTATATCGAAAAGAACCCCGATGTGATTCAACGCTTTACCAACGCCATCTATAAGGGCCAACTTTGGGTGAAGAACCATTCCGCAGCCGAGGTGGCCGAGGCGATTTCCGAGTTCTTCCCCGATACCGATTTGGCACTACTTGAAACAGTTTGCCAGCGTCACGCTGACATTGACGCCTTCATGAGCGACCCGCTGTTGGTGCCAGATGCGCTCGACCGCCTGCAGACGGTGATGGAGCAGGCAGGTGAGTTGAGCGGCCGCGTCGATTATGATAAACTGGTGAACACCACCTTTGCTAAAAAGGCAATGGAAACAATTAAATAA
- a CDS encoding amidohydrolase yields MDIKQLAEKYDDYIIEQRRYFHAHPELSFEEVETTKALCERLADMGIPVTTFPDYNGLVGHIKGGKPGKTVMLRADIDALPSVETTGLPFASQNEGKMHACGHDAHISMLLGAAKILNDVKDELCGDVEIFFQAAEESCYGAIYYVDNGVLDNVDAIFGMHIWGTLKAPLMSLESGGRMASCDNFKITIEGTSSHGSAPHLGNDAIVAAASVIMNLQTFVSRVNDPLNTLVVSIGTVKGGQRFNIIGNHVEMEGTIRTYSREFRTTIKEKIEKIITCTAEALGCKATLDYRAYLGPVINDHDDLTRIARDAAIKLYGEEILTTMPKLTGSEDFAVLMEKVPGFYGFIGALNPEKGIIYSNHNDKFTVDEDALHHGAALYAQFAVDFLAEKANEK; encoded by the coding sequence ATGGATATTAAACAACTGGCTGAAAAATACGACGATTATATCATCGAGCAGCGCCGATATTTTCATGCACATCCCGAGCTTTCTTTTGAAGAGGTTGAGACTACCAAGGCTCTGTGCGAGAGACTTGCGGATATGGGCATTCCGGTAACCACTTTCCCGGATTACAACGGTCTCGTCGGACACATCAAGGGCGGAAAACCGGGCAAAACCGTCATGCTGCGCGCCGATATTGATGCATTACCGAGCGTCGAAACCACTGGCCTGCCCTTTGCTTCTCAGAACGAAGGTAAAATGCATGCCTGTGGACATGACGCGCATATTTCAATGCTACTTGGCGCGGCAAAGATTCTTAACGACGTCAAGGATGAGCTTTGCGGCGATGTCGAGATCTTTTTCCAAGCTGCCGAGGAATCCTGCTACGGCGCAATATATTATGTAGACAACGGCGTACTCGATAACGTGGACGCTATCTTTGGTATGCACATCTGGGGCACGCTGAAAGCCCCGCTCATGAGCCTTGAGTCGGGCGGGCGTATGGCCTCCTGTGACAACTTTAAAATCACCATTGAGGGCACCAGCTCACACGGGTCGGCCCCGCATCTGGGCAATGACGCCATTGTCGCGGCAGCCTCGGTGATTATGAACCTGCAAACCTTTGTTAGCCGCGTCAATGATCCACTTAACACGCTGGTGGTGTCCATCGGCACCGTCAAGGGCGGGCAACGCTTTAACATCATCGGCAACCACGTCGAGATGGAAGGCACCATACGCACCTACTCGCGTGAATTCCGCACTACCATCAAAGAAAAAATAGAGAAGATTATCACCTGTACCGCCGAAGCGCTCGGTTGCAAGGCAACGCTGGACTATCGGGCTTATCTTGGCCCGGTCATCAACGACCATGACGATCTTACCCGCATCGCGCGCGACGCCGCGATTAAGCTTTATGGCGAAGAAATTCTCACCACCATGCCCAAACTGACCGGCTCAGAAGATTTTGCTGTTCTTATGGAGAAGGTGCCCGGTTTCTATGGTTTCATCGGAGCGCTCAATCCCGAAAAAGGCATCATCTATTCCAACCATAATGATAAATTCACCGTGGATGAGGATGCTCTGCATCATGGTGCAGCGCTGTATGCGCAGTTCGCAGTCGATTTTCTTGCTGAAAAAGCAAATGAAAAGTGA
- a CDS encoding MGMT family protein, whose amino-acid sequence MQEKSFFDKVYDVVCRIPRGRVTSYGQVALLCGNPRAARAVGWALHQNPRPGEIPCHRVVNREGRLAPEFAFGGAQEQRRLLEDEQVPFLQDGCVDLAKTFWHGE is encoded by the coding sequence ATGCAGGAAAAGAGCTTTTTTGACAAGGTCTATGATGTGGTCTGCCGCATACCGCGCGGCAGGGTGACTTCTTACGGGCAGGTGGCGCTGCTTTGTGGTAATCCACGCGCCGCCCGCGCGGTGGGGTGGGCGTTGCACCAGAACCCGCGCCCCGGTGAAATACCCTGTCATCGGGTGGTTAACCGCGAGGGGCGGCTGGCTCCTGAGTTCGCTTTTGGCGGCGCACAGGAACAGCGCCGCTTGTTAGAGGATGAACAGGTTCCGTTTTTGCAGGATGGTTGCGTTGACCTTGCCAAAACGTTCTGGCACGGGGAATAG